A genomic stretch from Croceibacterium aestuarii includes:
- a CDS encoding GMC family oxidoreductase translates to MAAELYADYVIVGAGSAGCVLAARLSESGTHKVVLLEAGGDDRPLKEPGQFMSNLMIQTPIGFGKTLNDPKVNWLYDTEVDHGTGDRPHKWPKGKVLGGSSSINGLLYVRGQAADYDGWAQMGARGWSWDDVLPYFKKAQNQERGEIDTHGVGGPLNVSDFPEKHPISAALIEACEEYGLPYREDLNNGDQEGVTWFQLTAKKGKRHSAANAYLHPAMGRENLLVETRAMTTRIIFEGKRAVGVEFMQNGEKRRVMAAREVILSAGSVESPKLLEISGVGQGELLRELGIPVVHESKMVGENLQDHVMIGCQARLKEDWHSINYRSTGLNLVKEIAKYGITRTGILSMAVAHGCAFAKTRPELEHPDMQIHMMAASMDLEVLATTQGLQLEKEPGMASNPCQLRPESRGSIHARSPDGMVNPKIVPNYLSDPIDQQMAVEQLKVIRAIWNQPAIRQYMKDAGDPFGDTDQAMFEYAKMASATVYHPVGTVAMGDERYPVTPELKVRGVEALRVIDASVFPKITSGNTNAPTIMIAEKGAEMILQDAKESVAA, encoded by the coding sequence ATGGCGGCTGAACTCTACGCGGACTATGTCATCGTCGGTGCAGGCAGCGCCGGATGCGTGCTGGCGGCGCGGCTGAGCGAGAGCGGGACACACAAGGTGGTCCTGCTCGAGGCGGGCGGCGACGACCGGCCGCTCAAGGAGCCCGGCCAGTTCATGTCCAACCTGATGATCCAGACCCCGATCGGGTTCGGCAAGACGCTCAACGATCCCAAGGTCAACTGGCTCTACGATACCGAGGTCGACCACGGCACCGGCGACCGGCCGCACAAGTGGCCCAAGGGCAAGGTGCTCGGCGGCTCGAGTTCGATCAACGGGTTGCTCTACGTCCGCGGCCAGGCGGCCGATTACGACGGCTGGGCGCAGATGGGTGCGCGCGGGTGGAGCTGGGACGATGTCCTGCCCTACTTCAAGAAGGCGCAGAATCAGGAGCGCGGCGAGATCGACACCCACGGGGTGGGCGGCCCGCTCAACGTCTCCGACTTCCCGGAAAAGCACCCGATTTCCGCGGCGCTGATCGAGGCGTGCGAGGAATACGGCCTGCCCTACCGCGAGGACCTCAACAACGGCGATCAGGAAGGCGTCACCTGGTTCCAGCTCACTGCCAAGAAGGGCAAGCGCCACTCGGCCGCCAACGCCTACCTCCACCCGGCGATGGGCCGCGAGAACCTGCTGGTCGAGACCCGCGCGATGACTACCCGGATCATCTTCGAGGGCAAGCGCGCGGTCGGCGTCGAGTTCATGCAGAACGGCGAGAAGCGCCGGGTCATGGCGGCGCGCGAAGTCATCCTCAGCGCCGGATCGGTCGAATCGCCCAAGCTGCTCGAGATCAGCGGTGTCGGTCAGGGCGAGTTGCTGCGCGAACTGGGCATTCCCGTGGTCCACGAGAGCAAGATGGTCGGCGAGAACCTGCAGGACCACGTGATGATCGGCTGCCAGGCGCGCCTCAAGGAGGACTGGCACTCGATCAACTATCGTTCGACCGGGCTCAACCTGGTCAAGGAGATCGCCAAGTACGGTATCACCCGCACCGGCATCCTGAGCATGGCGGTGGCCCACGGCTGCGCTTTCGCCAAGACCCGGCCCGAGCTCGAGCACCCGGACATGCAGATCCACATGATGGCGGCGAGCATGGACCTCGAGGTCTTGGCGACGACCCAGGGGCTGCAGCTCGAAAAGGAGCCGGGCATGGCCAGCAACCCGTGCCAGCTGCGCCCGGAATCGCGCGGCAGCATCCACGCCCGCTCGCCCGACGGGATGGTCAATCCGAAGATCGTCCCGAACTACCTCTCCGACCCGATCGATCAGCAGATGGCGGTCGAACAGCTCAAGGTCATTCGGGCGATCTGGAATCAGCCGGCAATCCGCCAATACATGAAGGACGCCGGCGACCCGTTCGGCGATACCGATCAGGCCATGTTCGAATATGCCAAGATGGCCTCGGCCACGGTCTACCATCCGGTCGGCACGGTCGCGATGGGGGACGAGCGCTACCCGGTCACGCCCGAGCTCAAGGTTCGCGGCGTCGAAGCACTGCGGGTCATCGACGCCAGCGTGTTCCCCAAGATCACCAGCGGCAACACCAACGCCCCGACGATCATGATCGCCGAAAAGGGCGCCGAGATGATCCTCCAGGATGCGAAGGAATCGGTCGCGGCCTGA
- a CDS encoding DUF3237 domain-containing protein produces the protein MIKPELEFVYEAGGELETPREIGPVVDGTRRIIPIKAGGYVKGPKISGKLMGNSADWQLTRPDGVTVADAIYAIETDDGALIQIRNKGLRHGPPEVMDRLRRGEPVEPDEYYFRTVPEFIAPEGPYDWLNRSIFICSGARYASSIKLWVWRVL, from the coding sequence TTGATCAAGCCTGAACTTGAGTTTGTCTACGAAGCCGGCGGCGAGCTGGAGACCCCGCGCGAGATTGGGCCGGTGGTCGACGGAACCCGGCGGATCATCCCGATCAAGGCCGGCGGCTACGTCAAGGGTCCGAAGATTTCCGGCAAGCTGATGGGCAATTCGGCCGACTGGCAGCTGACCCGGCCCGACGGAGTGACCGTGGCCGACGCGATCTATGCGATCGAAACCGACGACGGCGCGCTGATCCAGATCCGCAACAAGGGCCTGCGCCACGGTCCGCCCGAGGTCATGGATCGGCTGCGCCGGGGCGAGCCGGTCGAACCCGACGAGTACTATTTCCGAACGGTCCCCGAATTCATCGCCCCCGAAGGCCCCTACGATTGGCTCAATCGCTCGATCTTCATCTGCTCGGGCGCGCGCTATGCGAGTTCGATCAAGCTGTGGGTCTGGCGGGTGCTGTGA